The Lytechinus pictus isolate F3 Inbred chromosome 5, Lp3.0, whole genome shotgun sequence DNA segment tactgaaaaatgaagcaCGCGGAGCTCTTGTGAGGTCTCGCTTTAAATACACAAATGAAACAGACTCATGCTccaattttttcttcaacttagaaaaaaagaattccTTATCAAAAAGTATATCCCGCATTCGGCTCGCTTCGGGACGTATTTCGGAGAACCCTTCTGagataaaaaatcatgttcggGAATTTTATGAATCTCTTTACACTCGAAAGCCAACTGACAAGAGCGCCATCAATAGTTTACTTGTAAATATCAAGACGCTTGATCCGTCCTTATCAAAGGACCTTGAGAATCCAATATCTGTAGAAGAACTTGATAATGCTGTCAAGCAGCTAGGCAAAAATAAGTCTCCTGGTATCGATGGACTTACCTCTGAATTTTATCATGTCTTTTGGCCCATGCTCAAAGATGATTTTCTCGAAGTTCTTACCTCCTCTCTTGAATCTGGATTTTTACCATACTCTTTTAGGAGGGCGGTCATTACTTTACTCCCCAAAAAAGGAGACCTCGCTGATATTTCAAATTGGCGTCCCGTCTCCCTCCTCAACACAgactataaaatttttgctaggCTGCTTGCCAGTAGGCTAAAATCATGCATTGACCATGTTATTGGGAGAGACCAAAGTTATTGTATCCCCGGTCGTTCTATTTATGACAACATTAATCTCATTAGAGATATTTTGTTCTATGCAAACACTGATAATATTTCTTTGGCTGTATTGAACTTGGACCAGAAAAAGGCATTTGATAATGTAgatcatgtttatttattcaatgttatgAAACGCATGGGCTTTGGAAGttattttatatcttatataCAAATTCTGTATGAAGGGGCTGAAAGCCTTATTAAAGTGTGTGGATCCCTGACAGCTCCCTTCCCCTTTGAGAAAGGAATACGACAGGGATGCCCTCTATCAGGGTTGCTATATACTCTCGCCATTGAGCCTCTCCTGAACTCACTAAGAGAGAACGTGTCAAATCATGCATTAAATATCCCTGCTATTAACAAACGTTGTGTAGTATCTGCATATGCAGACGATGTATCGATATTTGTTACAGCCGATGCTGGCTTTGAATTAGTTGAACAAACTTACAATATGTTTAGTCTGGCCTCTGCTGCATgtttaaatacaaacaaatcacAAGGCCTTTGGGTCGGCCGTTGGAAAGGGCGGAATGATAAACCCCTCAACTTTTCTTGGAATAGTGAAGGTCTCCCTTTTTTAGGAGTTCATTTAGGGAACACGTTTAATTATTCTAAACAAAACTGGATTAAATGTAAAGAAAGACTTAATAAGACTTTCATTTCGTGGTCTCGTTTATCGAACTCACTctcatttaaaggcaaggtattGATTGCAAACCAGCTCGCTgcatcaaaaatatttcatgttcttGCAGTTCTTTCTCCTCCTGAAAATGTATTAAACGAACTTCAGAatttaattgtgaattttatCTGGTCAAATAAGCGGCACTGGTTAAAGAAAGAAGTGTTGTATGAAAAACCTGACGAAGGAGGGCTGGGGCTAGCTTGTCTCCAAGCTCGTGTTCTAACTTACAGATTTTCGATTATTCAACGGTTTCTTTCGTTAAATTCTCATCCAGTAAATGactttatggctcattttctgAGACAGTATTGTAAATTAGGATTTGATTACCATTTGTTCTTTACAAGAATTGATCCTAAGTTTTACACAAGTCTTCCAGTTTACTATAGTGAAGTTCTGCGAGCTTGGTTGACATCTGGAGCTCGAATTGTGACACAATCCCTCTCTTTCAGCCATGCAATTAACATGCCCTTAAGTAGTTTTCATATTATTGATGCAATTgatgttgataatttttttccgacGCGCCTGATGGCATGCGGAGTGAAACTAGTTCGCCATTTGATAAACCACTCAACCGGTCTTTGGATTGAGAGTAGCTGTCTCCAAAAGAACTTTCCAAGAGGACTTCGACAACCATCATCGCGTCTCATCGAACGTGAAACATTACTCATTCGAACTGCACTCTCTAAAGTTTTTCCTACATATTTTAATGACTCAGGCTGTCAACACGAATACTCTGATTTATTGTCTGTTCCAGTAACTCCGATCAACTTCACTCTGGCTTCTTCCGAAAATGGACTTACTGCTTCCTCTAAAGCCATCTACACAATCTACAGGAAAGAACTAGATAACACGACAATCTCATCAAGCTCACATTGGCATGATACTGGATTTCTCGATCCATCTACAAAAGTGAActggctatctatctatcaactACCAACACCTAAAAAAGAGGCTGATATTCAATACAAACTCCTTCACAATATTTTACCGTCGCTCACTGTACTCCATCATCTTAATACagacatttcttctttttgcgGATGGTGCGGAGAAGCAGGAACCATTCAACATCTGTTCATCGAATGTAAAGGAATTCAACCCCCTCTCAATCTTCTTCATAGACTGTTGAACaatctcctcccctctctcaaACTTAATTTTGACCTGTACTGGGCACTCATTCCGCATGCCAGAGGGCGTGACAGAAAGATTATCCGCCTTgctaatttccttattattagtttaaaaagtacaatttattTTATGTACCGTACCTCAAATTTCACCGATCCACTTATAATTTGGTTACATCGTCTCAAAAACAGAATACTCTATGAATTTACTTATTACAAATTATGTTCTAATATTGATGCTTTTTCACGTAAATGGTGTATGAATAGATTACTTTTTACAATTAACGAGGGCAGCATTGCATGGCTCATTTaaacatttgattttataaCTCTGTGCTTGTAATCAACCTGATCtcatttgaatgtttatgtcaaactattcttttattatatacctgacttttgtgattataatttgtaaataaagttttcatttgaaaagtcaaaaaaaaaaaaaaaaaaaaaaaaaaaaaaaaagtctttctttctttctttctttctttctttctttctttctttctttctttctttctttctttctttctttctttctttctttctttctttctttctttctttctttctttctttcctttcattctttcctttcattctttctttctttctctctttatttcttctccctctttttacTTTGTTACTTTAATATCATTGTACCctagtttgtttttgttttttgctgcTTTAAAAATATCGTGGGGTGCAGTTACTCCTTGTGCCTTTGTGGCGCCGCCCCATGCTACAACCCCACCAACAAACAATGATCAACATATTCTACCGAAACCCCTGAACATATTCAAGACCGTTTGGCGAAATAAAGGCTGTGCCATCGCGTAGCTGATCGGATTCAGGAAACTATTGGAGTAGCGCATCATGGAgaccaaaaataaaacaacttcTGGTATCTTCCCTTCGAAGAGGAGATCGCGGTTGAGATTGGTcacgatgatgaagatgacatgGGGCAACCAGGCGATGACGAAAGCGACGATAATGGCCGATAAGGTACGAGTCGCTTTCCTAGCGACTTCAGCTGACTCCCGTTGCTTCGTAGCCTTCGTTGTCTTCTGTGAATTTGATTCATGGATAAATAAGAGAAGGAATTCTGGGTTTGAAATTTCGTTTTACAAccgaaaattaaataatcaTATTCGGCCACATTTTGAGTAGGTTTGATAAACGCTGGGATAACTGGTGTATACAATCCCATTTTAGAACAAATTACATTTTCCATTATCATCTAAAagtaatatatgtatgtatgcaaATATGATTTCTTAATATTGATGTTCAGAATGCATGGGCCTGCTTGAAAGTaccatgtataggcctacccttTCTTTAAGGTGATTAATAGCAATTACATTTTCcatatctttaaaaattaatataagcaaattttattaCGTTATGCGCAGCCCACTGGAAGAACAGTTTCCAGCTGTAGTGGCAATACACTAGGTAAATaagattatcatcattattatcatcattatcattattattattattattattattattatagtcatcatcatcattattgcttttattattatcattattattgttattattattgttattgacaTATAGGAAACCACGATTTTGCACTCCccccaaggatttttttttaaactgggaaaaaaatgtattataaatgCTATCATGAGCATCCTACTCAAGTTGTAAAGTGCTTCTAAACTGCATTTTCactcttcaaattttgaaaatgttctcATATATGGTCATGTTAGATCCCTACTATATAACTCCCTAACAAGAAACTTTCAGGTCATTAGGCAtatatcaaaattcaaatatgGTCATGTTAGATCCCTACTATATAACTCCCTAACAAGAAACTTTCAGGTCATAAGGCCTATATCAAAATTGAGATGAATAAATAATCTGTTCAATATGATAACGTGGGGCTTAACATTAAAGTGTTCTGGTCACTatgcacaaatcatttttctcattatttgagttttcattatttttttagcgAAATACGCATCATGTATGATCATATTTACAACAAAAAGtgttgaatatcaaaaatttcagctcacgctaCGCCTTCGCATTCAGTTAAATacacatcctgttcatggttaccaAAAAGCTTATAACGTCAActtatcatctttttttttagttcgcgcttcgcgttcgcatttaATTGCTGAAATGTCATCTTCACACGTCACTGTAAACGGGTCTTAACAATCCATTTTCTCGTTAGAAGgccattttttaaattctagctcgcgcttcgcactcaagTTTGTAAAACAGGAGAAAAATCTTGTCCACCTTTGCCCCGACCTCCCCAAGAAAATTGTTattctgcccccacccccactGTTTCCCCCTAATTTAAAAATCTTCATGATCTTTGTGTCGCCACTGGCCACACAGTCCCGACCCACGGAATACACAAGATTAAGTCATGCTCCAGTCCGACATAAAAGTCGCACTTCAATatttgtgacccccccccctcccgcggTTTTTACCTGATTGGTCTGTGTCCCATCAATATCGATGCCCTCATTATCCGTCTCTCTGGACTTTAATTCTGATGATCCCATAAAATCCGTTGAAGTGCTTCCTGGGGCATTCCCCTGAGGTGTCTCACCATCCTCCTTGACGTTCTCTCGGAACTGATTCGCCAGCATCTCGGCTCCGAAAGCTGTCCGTATCTTGTAGACGATACGGACGTACAGGACAGTAATCAATATGGCgggaatgatgatggtgagacCCACCGGGAGAAGAGACGTGACCAGACGAAGACCGTACCGAGGAACGCAAGCATCTTGGAAGGaaatcaaaaataaaacattactgCATGCGCCTGGTAAATCAATTATATAAACGGCATCATCAGCGAGCATGAAAATCTAAGGGGGGCACTTGGATTTGGAACGGGTAGGGATGTGCACCCCCAAAATCTGAGACCTTACCCTTAACAACTGAAATGGCGAAATGATATGAGGGGCCATGCAAGTGGGGGCGCTTGGGAACTGGAAAGGCTGTCTTACTGACGCCTGCAATGAGGGGCTTAAGAACGGGGGAGGGGTCGGCTTGGTcaataaaaaaggatgaaaatgaTACCCTGATGGAAACTTCTCAAGGCGTGAAAGGAGGGGCTTAAGGGCCGCCCATACCCGTACtgccattattattataggGATTGGATGGCCACTAGTGGACGACGTGGAAATGTCACTCTGACCATGGAGctataggtccatgctctgACATTCTGCGGGTGCACGGCTGCATGCAAGATGAAAGATCGTCATTAGTTTTTTGTATCGCCTGCATGGCAACTGCGGCGAGGGCGTCAGCAAcgtcaaatcttaaccaaaagTTAAAGGGATGCTACGGGCTGAGAATGTATATTAATATATCTacataaatagagtaaaattcatagaggaaaatgctgatttcatcaaaatcggataacaaatataacgaagttattgaatttaaagtttagcaatattttgtgaaaacagttatatgaacgtcgtcatggatattcattaggtgggctgatgatgacacATCCCAacattcctttttcttatgttattccatgaaatcataattgtttcattttttatgtgtaaatgatgtgtctccagtataatgaaataatttgcagcaataaataactaatgcacttaatcagttgtcaatccaattattgtcttagttcttggtagaacattttgtaataaatctaatttcatataataaaatacaaaataacaagtggggatatgacatcatcagcccacctaatgaatattcatgaagacatgccaagaactgtttcaactgaataatgcaaatctttaaaattcaataactttgatatttgttatctgattttgatcaaattttcagcattttgctatgtgAAGTTTACtcaatttattgaaataaaaatatcttcagcctggagcattcctttaagtttttgaaatgtcatcataacttagaaagtatatgggcctagttcatgaaacttagacattatagttatcaggtattttttactgaaaatccTGCCGGATTTtgtggtcacatgaccaatgtcaattagggttaatgaacttagaccatgttgggggaaatcaacatcaaaatcttaaccgaagattaagtgtttgaaatgtcataactctgaaagtatatggatctataTAGTTCTTAAAACTTgaacataaaagtaatcaagcTTAAGAGAACATCCTGCGTGAGTCTCAGGTcacgaccaaggtcaatgaactttggccgtgttgggggtattgtcaacttcaggggccgcggaacggttttcatagtgggggggggctgaccatgcaaaaaatcacaatcctatggtcatttttacttttttgtacacggttttggaaaaaagtggggggctgaagcccccccccccccgcttccgcggcccctgaacttgccatcataactttgaaagtttatggatctagttcatgaaatgtagacataagggtaatcaagtatcactaatcgtcttgcacaagtctaCGGTCACACGATCAAGATCAAATGTCAATTCAGGTCAGTGTATAcctagtattttattatcatatgaatggtgtttttgtgaatgattattctatagtcgttttcaaagtcagcactgctgctatattgaatcgcgtaatgcaggcgagactgccagaggtgctccacttATTATTTATTAGTTCTTTTCCAGTCTTCAGTAGATCTCTGTGACGCCACCACGCCGACCTCCGCGACATGACCATAATTTGGGCGTTTTCGCGCGTATTTGGGGacatgttattttctgaattatacaattttatcaaaaaaatattcatttaaaaaagtcaACATTCTCCTTCGCTCGTAACTTAAGAAATTTAGCCAGATACGCCGTGATTTGCCTGCCCCCATCTCTCATAGTGGGTGAATCATTTGtccaaaatatctttaaaagttGACGAAAACGATCTAGCATGGAAGTAAAATGTATCGATATTTTCCTTACCCCAAATTTGACCAAGcctcacccctcccccttacTTAAAAATGTTTTCTGTCGTTATGTCATAACAGTTTAAGGGGCGGTTCGCACTgtaggcagtggcgtaactacggggggcatgggggcacgtgccccccccccccccccatcggctggccaaacaaaaaacgggggggggaggagaaaaagaggagaaaaaaggagaggcATAGTAGAGGAAGAAGAAACTAGTGTATATTCTATTATATTaaggtatatatattatattattttataatatatcatattacatgagtatttttttcataactttatgaaacatattttgctGAGGGCCTATGACAttgtgttcatcattcctggtgctcgcaatttctgtttgatgaaatatataatcatgttgtactaaaacatcccgttttcaagtcaatatacaccatatacatgtatttcctcgcacttcgagttattgttttatgtagttacATGCTTCtctttcatgactacttaaaagagattgcccccttttaaagtctgaatataaaatattcccaGTTAGTGCTTACgttgcattagtggattggtgagatatgtctgctcttcatgaattcctgaaaacagtccttaaaattttccCTTTACTGGTCTGAAATCTCTAtcagaaattttcagctcgcgcttcgcgctcgcatcatttagtaagtgaaatacgtatggtcttagtgaatttttacaaacaagcctaagaatgcccctcttcaggtctgaatttcaaaaatttcagcacgcgcttcgcgctcgcagtatttgattagtgagatatatatcatgttcatgattacaaaaagtgcttcatgtgtttaggtgtaattcttacaaaatcagcaagcgcttgacGCACGCATTAGATaactggtgagatatgtatgctcttcattAATTCCTAAAAACTAGTCCTtttgtccctgtttggggttaatatatacaaaaatttcagcttgcgcttcgcgcgtgcattgtttgtttagtgagacaggtacgtatcatgattacaaaaaaaattgcttatatcccttttttaggtctgaatgtcaaaaatttcagctcgcgcttcgcgctctcattatttaatcagtgagatacatatctgtttaatgacacagtccttaaaatgcttctattaggtcagtatacctggcaattgagcaaGCGCGCCCagtaagtgactcaaaattgttgctggtgccccccccccccaatgccgtgacccacgataCGCCACTGACTGTAGGCCTATACCGTTTTCGGCACATTgctataattataataaaattaagTGTTCATTAATTAAGCTGGCTACTCACAATGACGGTTTCGCGCAGTCTGGAATATTGCAATTTTACATactgtacgtacatgtatatgtgactTTTTCGTAGATTTCAAATCAGAACAATGTACAtatcaaaattgcaaataaaaatgaaaacatattgaaaattataacagTAATGAGAATGAAATAGGGCAAAGAATAAATTCACAACCCCTTTCCACGAGATCATACCCCTCCCTTTCCCATCAAGCAACAGTTTACAGGGTCCTGTTTCAAAaacacttgttataataacaaatgcagtACGACAATATgccagacggtggcctgtacttatagagaagaagaagaaatgcacaatttctataacaagtttacttTCAGTCGCTTTAAAccgttattgcaaatttgttattgcatgaagttttatgaaatggggtcCCATGCAGGTGTATAATAATGTTTGCACGCTTCTCATTGGAGTACAATACTTAAcccttaaaaaaatcttgatgCCCGAaagggggctgattcagccccccccccccctccctaatCTCGGCTGTCGAACTCGCGATCGCAAAGAAAAATGACACacgcattacccatggcataatttacaaaactAGGATAAATTCTTCGAAAAATCTCATTACTAAATTGTAAATTTATGCGTGAAAttaaaagtttgctctaattacctaaataatgcccctaaattTCTTTATTCACACATTATTTGAAGGAGTCTGATCAAAATTAAtgtacttgaaaaaaataaatatcacaatattttcggatatatttttattgttttttttcctatgtattactttatattaattttgtttgatttttgtttgtattgtttattattgAAATTGTCAGCAACTTTATTCTGACCAGATATAATGTGAAATTAATGTATTGTAAccagtaataataaaaatgatacatttatgaattttggcttaaaacacaatttgcattggatttgtttacgaattcatgtttttgaacAACTATGGGTTTGAAATGCACAATGTggcgtaattttggaaccgcgtaccAGGGgattgcaaatttggtctcaaaccTTGCATGACACTTGAAAGTAAAATGTCAGCTGCGAGTgagacgcggtcaaaaaaaacTACGCTGGGGATTTATTGcggaaaatgttgagggggcgctgaatcagccccccccccgtcttatcatgcacaaaatattaaaaacaaactaaaatTCATGCAGTCtaagataatttttgttttaaggaAAGAGAAAGTTCCGGCCATGCACACGCACTAGATTATTCAAAACGATATAAAACAAGCTTATGAAACCCCAATTAAAATGTGTTTTCTCTTGAggtgtcattattttttgtcattatcGAAGCTGGGTAAACTCGAAAGACATTGCGCAGTCATTGCTATGGTTACGTCACCATCATGCAAGCTGCATCTCAAGTTCAGTCCTTCATCCACGAATTCGTCATCTTGCCTTGTCCCATGTGGCAATAACGTATTTATCACccacttcgcagacgctttctgcaacGTTGAGAATCTATTAAAAAAGCCCGTCAAATggacagattagaggtcatcgtcgaaagttggtggaccaggGGCCGTTTAGGATCCGCATACAATGACTTTTTTCCAACGGTCTTCATGCATCATCAGTATGTGACAAATGtgaaatacattttattattttcgtgCGACAATTGAATAACATgatcaattgcatttttttaatttccatccATCCATACGAATTTATTCAGTAAATTCGTCAAATTACAAATATTAAATATCCTCGGTGGCTCGGTCAAATAATATATCTGATTTTTTATCATGGGACTTCAAAAATAATACTTagcctaataataataataataataattaatgataataataatagtatatatatatatatatatatatcatatatataaatgCCCTACTGTAATACACTACTATGATATATCAACATTATTTATTCAAACGGAtaggttggttggttggtttcATTCAcgattaaaaatacataaaatataaacaaaatatacattacatgatcaaatgattatatataacaatatttaaacatataactgaatgtaatacaaaaatatcaaaataatcatatcgCGTGGATAAACCCGTTTCAGTTTGGCTGTGTTCTTCCCCGGGGTTCCTAACttttgcatttcaataaatgaattcctgCCAGTTACCCATTTACCcgcacctgggttgagtgcagttcAATGTGGACAAAATGGCTATAAGATTCAAATTTCAATAGTTACGACTATAATTAGAGTTGATAATGATTCTAGTTATTATCGACTGATTGTATCCTTACAATAAACCCAATAGACCTAATTGGAAGCTAAAATTGAGTTTGAACTCACCTCGGAATGGGTCATTTTGACTAGGTGTGGTCAAAATGACTCCTAGATCCCAGCCCGCCGTGTACGGTAGCCAGATAGCAAGGCAAATCAACCATATCACCACATTAAAGATAACGGCCCTTCGAGTACACTTCTTTAAGAAGTGAGTAATGGGATCATACGTCGCTTGATGTCGATCAATGGAAATGGCCACGATGCCGAAAACGGAGACGGTGAGGAAAGCGTCGTTGAGAGCGAGATGAAGCTTGCACATGACAACGGTAGGGTAGTAGGTATTGATCACGTTAGCCGCGACCGTGACGCCAACTAGGAGATCAGAGATGGCAAGATTGATGAGGAATAGATTGTTGTAGGTTCGAAGTCGACGTTCGGTAGCGAAGGCAAAGAGGGTGGCGGCgttcgtgatgatgatgatggagctATAGACGATTGAGAATGTCGAACCGATGCTGCTGAACGGTGGTTGTGGAGGTCCACCCGGCATTCCCGGTGGACCGACCGGTGATCCAGCAGGTAGCCCATCCCGTGATGTAACAAACCCCGAGTCATCGAGCCCGATGACCGAGTTTGCTTCCGTGAAATAACCATCTGAAAAAGAACTCACGAATTCGGAGACTTCGGTAGTcatagttatttatttttttaaagaaaaaaaaacgctcCGAATCGATAACAATACTCTAGAACAATTCGAAACAGCCCTCTAATCTTTCAATAGTACATTAGAATTTGTGTGAGGCTTTTTTCGATCGCTGATAGTTGCCCTCAAATTCGATCATAAATAATGGTGGGATAGAAGTCACACGAAACTTTAATTCAACGCAAATTTGattaatattaaaaattttgatttataagGAACATCGAGAACATTTCCGCTAGATTGAAATCTTTTAGCTTTATTTGGCGGTTATGCTATATcgaattttattctattatcGGCTGGTAGGATTGATGAGTAACGTTTCATTGTAAGGCCTTTGATAATCGATGTCGGTTACTGGTTGAGTTAATGTAGATGAAACAGAGAAATATTCTATGTTGCCAGCTTTGGAGAGAAGGCGTTCACAAATGATCAAATAAACAGACAAAGTGATAATATCCAGCTTATCACaacagcagatttttttttttcgttttatgcaaaatgaaatatgaagacGGTTTACGTAGATTTTACGTCTTTACTTGTGAAAAGCAAAGGTAATAGAATGTAATCTTGATCGAAGTCGTGCTGACATTTCAATGACTTGAAGTTTCCCACTGTGTTCCGTCCGTACACCTAACGACCGACCTTGCATCTTCGAAATTAAAAAACAGCCCGTTCTATAACAAGATAACTTGTCGCTGACAAGATGCAAACAATATCAGAATGAAGGCTTACACTAATAATTCCGTTTGATAACCTCGGACCTATTATGCAATGTTATGTAAAATTGATTTATGAGAATAAGGGGCGGATCAAAGATTCTCCATAGGGGGCAGATATTtccgatgaaaatttgaaaagcaaaaaaaaaatgattatggtTCTCAAAAGGAGGGAGCaagggccggctgtgcccccccccccccctggatccgccagtgatagTAACTACtagaaacaatttcaaaatggtaCAAAAAGTGCGACATTACTTTGGATAACGTTTTAAGGTTCAATTTTTGCACTCCTTTCATAAAGAAGCACAATTTGAAAGGCATTGCATTGTGATAATGAGTGTAACTAATGGACAGTTTGAGTCTCCAATGAAGAACTAGAAAGACTATACCagccaggactcgaacctgcgacCTTCTAACTGAATTGTTGAGCTGAAGACATTTACAAATTATGATATTGTGTTGTAAATGAAGACAATAGTTGGTGCGAAATTGTGCAAAGAATATTTTCTACAGTACATGGAAAATGCAATGCAATCATGAGTAGCCAAATATATGTGaaagcatgggcggaaatctctcctcacgggggggggggggtacaatcgagttttccattgttcttatacacacacacacactcatattCTAGTTATTGTTCTTTTCATGTTGCTTAGTCTCCTTGGTGACCGCTTCATCAATTGTATATGTTTATCAGCATGTGGGagttttttcctttaaaataccttattttttttttttttaatatgataataatttacGTATCGACAacctctctttcttcttcctaattaaattttgcatttaaaaaaaatatttctgatatgtaattgtataattaaaaatatatcataaggCCTAAATGACTAATAAGAGCGCCAAACGTGAATATAgtaattgccagtccaacctcggataaataattcccac contains these protein-coding regions:
- the LOC129261678 gene encoding muscarinic acetylcholine receptor M2-like produces the protein MTTEVSEFVSSFSDGYFTEANSVIGLDDSGFVTSRDGLPAGSPVGPPGMPGGPPQPPFSSIGSTFSIVYSSIIIITNAATLFAFATERRLRTYNNLFLINLAISDLLVGVTVAANVINTYYPTVVMCKLHLALNDAFLTVSVFGIVAISIDRHQATYDPITHFLKKCTRRAVIFNVVIWLICLAIWLPYTAGWDLGVILTTPSQNDPFRDACVPRYGLRLVTSLLPVGLTIIIPAILITVLYVRIVYKIRTAFGAEMLANQFRENVKEDGETPQGNAPGSTSTDFMGSSELKSRETDNEGIDIDGTQTNQKTTKATKQRESAEVARKATRTLSAIIVAFVIAWLPHVIFIIVTNLNRDLLFEGKIPEVVLFLVSMMRYSNSFLNPISYAMAQPLFRQTVLNMFRGFGRIC